A single genomic interval of Desulfovibrio sp. harbors:
- a CDS encoding aminotransferase class I/II-fold pyridoxal phosphate-dependent enzyme has product MEEFSRIRRLPPYVFAVVGDLKMRLRRQNIDIVDFSMGNPDIPTPAPIVEKLAEAALKPVNHRYSLSRGIPNLRKAVCDRYKRHFDVDLDPESEAIVTMGSKEGLAHLSLAMLEPGDVVLAPDPTYPIHKYAPIIAGADVRSVPIGPGRDFFEDLETATRQAWPKPKLLFLCYPHNPTTEVTDLAFFEKIVEFAKANNIWVIHDLAYADLVFDGYKAPSFLQAKGAKDVGVEFYTLSKSYSMPGWRVGFCLGNKHLIHALGRIKSYLDYGIFQPVQIAATVALNGPEDCVQNICDIYRERRDRLIDGLNRIGWEVPSPKATMFVWARIPEAFRKMGSVEFSKLLLTEAHVAVSPGLGFGSYGDEYVRFALIENEHRTRQAVSSMRKLLSGTAD; this is encoded by the coding sequence ATGGAAGAGTTTTCACGCATTCGCCGCCTACCCCCCTACGTTTTCGCCGTGGTTGGGGATCTCAAGATGCGGCTTCGTCGGCAGAACATCGACATCGTGGACTTCAGCATGGGCAATCCGGACATCCCCACGCCCGCACCCATTGTGGAAAAGCTCGCAGAGGCAGCACTCAAGCCCGTCAACCATCGCTATTCCCTTTCGCGCGGCATACCCAACCTGCGCAAGGCCGTCTGTGACCGCTACAAGCGCCACTTTGACGTGGACCTTGACCCGGAAAGCGAAGCCATCGTGACCATGGGCTCCAAGGAGGGCCTTGCCCACCTTTCGCTGGCCATGCTTGAGCCAGGCGACGTGGTGCTTGCGCCCGACCCCACCTACCCCATCCACAAATACGCCCCCATCATTGCGGGCGCGGACGTGCGCAGCGTGCCCATCGGCCCCGGCCGGGATTTTTTTGAAGACCTTGAAACCGCCACCCGTCAGGCCTGGCCCAAGCCCAAGCTGCTTTTCCTCTGCTATCCGCACAACCCCACCACAGAAGTGACGGATCTGGCTTTTTTTGAAAAGATTGTGGAATTCGCCAAGGCAAACAACATCTGGGTCATACACGACCTGGCCTACGCCGACCTTGTTTTTGACGGCTACAAGGCCCCGAGCTTTCTGCAGGCAAAAGGCGCCAAGGACGTGGGCGTGGAATTCTACACCCTGTCCAAAAGCTACTCCATGCCCGGCTGGCGCGTGGGCTTCTGCCTGGGCAACAAGCACCTCATCCACGCGCTGGGCCGCATCAAGAGCTATCTTGACTACGGCATCTTCCAGCCCGTGCAGATAGCCGCCACCGTGGCCCTCAACGGCCCGGAAGACTGCGTGCAGAACATCTGCGACATCTACAGGGAACGGCGCGACCGCCTTATCGACGGCCTCAACCGCATAGGCTGGGAAGTGCCTTCACCCAAGGCCACCATGTTTGTCTGGGCGCGCATACCCGAAGCCTTCCGCAAGATGGGCTCCGTGGAGTTTTCCAAGCTGCTGCTCACCGAGGCCCACGTGGCCGTTTCGCCGGGTCTTGGCTTCGGCTCTTACGGCGACGAATATGTGCGTTTTGCCCTTATTGAAAACGAACACCGCACGCGGCAGGCCGTCAGCAGCATGCGCAAGCTTTTGTCGGGCACAGCCGACTAG
- a CDS encoding TIGR04326 family surface carbohydrate biosynthesis protein, translating into MKELILVVGPGQPDLGPCQDASGEQSRQTVMQWEGWEPPTGHVSLPALLRADLEAIRAEHAAWAYDLGRLTVEGKEAQDWLRAGHELSMWWCSLLYERHPKMTPGLYTVYKLRALERFMDQEGISALCLSGGDDTLREVLADMCRASGRTFSLEQDAPAPLEPPTPLLRRLYNAAPAPLRALARYGHWLWAVRRRLPATPDAGKALAPVQGPDGPVQTATIATYFPNVDMKAAGEGRFRSRYWEKLHDVLHDEARKEGAPWVRWLFIRFPAPQLSLAQCTALRDRFRAEGKDGASFHYLEEFLRHRDLWAGLWRYLRLCLGSRKLEPAVRPAFRFAGSLVNFWPYLEPYWVESFRGWRCLERCLQQRAFDVYARAAGPQRWTLFPLENCPWERMLTVAMREAGAAATPCSEPAAGPVIGAQHSTVRPTDFRYFDDPRTFTPPCDAFQPDAVRGNGQSACTQWSQAGVPPERLGEVEALRYLYLAESQHGTAAPGAHAESSTGTTSPAASSATASSSGPGSFGPDNPAGQEAEAAKASGAGAAGQLKRLLVVTSFFKDETEAHLVLLARALHAGVLKGWQLVVKPHPYLPVEERLRALLGRRASEVRIAQGAIGEELAPGVVVWSSNSTTVALEAALMGLPVMSMLPVNDFDLCPLQDVAQLPRTGSVEDVAQALATAAPLQLPPDYLDLDPALPRWKKLLGV; encoded by the coding sequence ATGAAGGAACTCATCCTCGTTGTCGGCCCCGGTCAGCCGGATTTAGGGCCCTGCCAGGACGCCAGCGGCGAACAGTCCCGGCAGACCGTCATGCAGTGGGAGGGCTGGGAGCCGCCCACAGGGCACGTCTCACTGCCTGCCCTTTTGCGCGCCGACCTTGAAGCCATCCGCGCGGAGCATGCGGCCTGGGCCTACGACCTGGGGCGACTGACAGTGGAGGGCAAGGAGGCGCAGGACTGGCTGCGGGCCGGGCACGAGCTGTCCATGTGGTGGTGCTCGCTGCTGTATGAGCGCCATCCCAAGATGACGCCGGGCCTGTACACCGTGTACAAGCTGCGCGCCCTTGAACGCTTTATGGATCAGGAAGGTATTTCAGCCCTGTGCCTCAGCGGCGGGGATGATACCCTGCGCGAGGTTCTGGCCGACATGTGCCGTGCCTCCGGCCGGACGTTTTCCCTTGAGCAGGACGCACCAGCGCCTCTGGAGCCGCCAACGCCCCTTTTGCGGCGTCTGTACAATGCCGCGCCCGCGCCCTTGCGCGCTCTGGCCCGGTATGGGCACTGGCTGTGGGCCGTACGCCGCAGGCTGCCCGCAACGCCGGACGCAGGCAAGGCCCTCGCCCCGGTGCAGGGGCCGGACGGGCCAGTGCAAACGGCCACCATTGCCACCTATTTTCCCAATGTGGACATGAAGGCCGCCGGAGAGGGGCGCTTTCGCTCCCGCTACTGGGAAAAGCTGCACGACGTGCTGCATGACGAGGCCAGAAAGGAAGGCGCGCCCTGGGTGCGCTGGCTTTTCATCCGTTTTCCCGCGCCGCAGCTCAGCCTCGCGCAGTGTACGGCCCTGCGTGACCGGTTCCGCGCCGAAGGCAAGGACGGGGCCAGCTTTCACTACCTTGAGGAATTCTTGCGCCACCGCGACCTGTGGGCGGGCCTGTGGCGGTACCTGCGCCTGTGCCTTGGCAGCAGAAAGCTTGAGCCAGCCGTGCGCCCCGCCTTTCGTTTTGCCGGTTCACTGGTCAATTTCTGGCCGTACCTTGAGCCTTACTGGGTCGAATCCTTCAGGGGCTGGCGCTGCCTTGAGCGTTGCCTGCAGCAGCGCGCCTTTGACGTGTACGCCAGGGCGGCTGGCCCGCAACGCTGGACGCTCTTTCCGCTGGAAAACTGCCCCTGGGAGCGCATGCTCACCGTGGCCATGCGCGAGGCGGGAGCCGCCGCCACGCCATGTTCCGAACCAGCCGCCGGGCCGGTCATCGGGGCGCAGCACTCCACCGTGCGGCCCACGGATTTTCGCTATTTTGACGACCCCCGCACCTTCACGCCACCCTGCGACGCCTTTCAGCCCGACGCTGTGCGCGGCAACGGGCAGTCGGCCTGCACGCAGTGGTCTCAGGCGGGCGTTCCGCCCGAGCGGCTTGGCGAAGTGGAAGCGCTGCGCTATCTCTATCTTGCCGAAAGCCAGCACGGCACGGCTGCCCCAGGCGCTCATGCCGAAAGCAGCACCGGGACAACCAGTCCTGCCGCAAGCAGTGCCACGGCAAGCAGTTCCGGCCCGGGCAGCTTCGGCCCAGACAATCCCGCCGGGCAGGAAGCCGAAGCCGCCAAGGCCAGCGGAGCCGGTGCAGCCGGGCAGCTCAAGCGCCTTCTGGTTGTCACCAGCTTTTTCAAGGATGAAACCGAGGCCCATCTTGTTCTGCTGGCCCGCGCCCTGCATGCGGGCGTGCTCAAGGGCTGGCAGCTTGTGGTAAAACCCCACCCCTACCTGCCGGTGGAGGAGCGCCTGCGCGCCCTTCTGGGCCGCCGCGCCTCTGAGGTGCGCATCGCTCAGGGGGCCATAGGCGAGGAACTTGCGCCGGGGGTTGTGGTCTGGTCTTCCAACTCCACCACGGTGGCCCTTGAGGCCGCCTTGATGGGTTTGCCGGTCATGAGCATGCTGCCGGTCAATGACTTTGATCTGTGTCCTTTGCAGGATGTGGCGCAATTGCCGCGTACCGGCAGTGTTGAGGATGTGGCCCAGGCTCTCGCCACAGCCGCGCCGCTGCAACTGCCGCCCGACTATCTGGATCTGGACCCGGCCCTGCCGCGCTGGAAAAAGCTGCTTGGAGTGTAA
- the mtnA gene encoding S-methyl-5-thioribose-1-phosphate isomerase, which translates to MDDHIRFDHQTLELHLLDQRFLPEQESDFVCRTAQDVISALQTMVVRGAPAIGVTAAWGCVLALKEAQGPDWAARLELGMERIAAARPTAVNLRWGVDRMRNKWRSFGGANIDQSALLTAFIHEAQSMQDEDVATCKTLGRHGATCIEDGDCVLTHCNAGALATAGYGTALGVIRAAAESGKKVSVIADETRPFLQGARLTAWELARDGIPVTVACDNACALLMSRGLVQRVVVGADRIAANGDTANKIGTFGVALLARHFHIPFYVAAPLSTIDAATPDGSGIPIEQRPDREVTHVGETRLCPRDVPVFNYAFDVTPAEYISGIITEKGVLYPPYGLSIWAALNDLSTGRSAGIGGAAPECEDCDPAPGRS; encoded by the coding sequence ATGGACGACCATATCCGTTTTGACCATCAAACCCTTGAGTTGCATCTGCTGGATCAGCGCTTTCTGCCCGAGCAGGAGTCGGACTTTGTGTGCCGGACAGCGCAGGACGTCATCAGCGCCCTGCAAACCATGGTGGTGCGCGGTGCGCCCGCCATCGGCGTGACGGCGGCCTGGGGCTGCGTGCTGGCTCTCAAGGAGGCGCAGGGGCCGGATTGGGCCGCCAGGCTGGAACTGGGCATGGAGCGCATAGCCGCTGCCAGACCCACAGCCGTGAACCTGCGTTGGGGTGTGGATCGCATGCGCAACAAGTGGCGATCCTTTGGCGGGGCCAATATCGATCAGTCAGCCCTGCTCACGGCCTTTATTCATGAAGCCCAGTCCATGCAGGATGAGGATGTGGCCACTTGCAAGACTTTGGGCCGCCACGGGGCAACCTGCATCGAAGACGGCGACTGCGTGCTCACCCACTGCAATGCCGGGGCCCTGGCAACAGCGGGCTACGGCACGGCCCTTGGCGTCATCCGCGCGGCAGCCGAGTCGGGCAAGAAGGTCAGCGTTATTGCCGATGAAACCCGTCCCTTTCTTCAGGGCGCGCGTCTCACCGCCTGGGAACTGGCGCGGGACGGCATCCCCGTAACCGTGGCCTGCGACAATGCCTGCGCCCTGCTCATGAGCAGGGGGCTGGTGCAGCGCGTGGTGGTGGGCGCTGACCGCATTGCCGCCAACGGCGATACGGCCAACAAGATCGGCACCTTCGGCGTGGCCCTGTTGGCCAGACATTTTCATATTCCTTTCTATGTGGCGGCGCCTCTGTCCACCATTGACGCGGCCACGCCCGACGGATCGGGCATTCCCATAGAGCAGCGGCCGGACAGGGAAGTGACCCACGTGGGCGAAACGCGCCTGTGCCCCAGGGACGTGCCTGTGTTCAATTATGCCTTTGACGTGACTCCGGCGGAATATATATCCGGCATCATTACTGAAAAAGGCGTGCTGTATCCGCCTTACGGGCTGTCCATCTGGGCCGCGCTCAATGACCTGAGCACCGGCCGCAGCGCGGGCATCGGGGGGGCAGCGCCGGAATGCGAGGACTGTGACCCCGCGCCCGGCAGGAGCTAG